The Gemmatimonadaceae bacterium DNA segment GAGCACCTCCAGCTTGGTGCCGGCGGGCCAGGTGAGCACGATGTCGGCAATCTGCCCAGCCGACTGCCGCGCCACGGGGCGCCCGCACTGCGGGCAGTGCGGCGTCCCGGCGCGGGCGTAGAGCAGGCGCAGGTAGTCGTAGATCTCGGTGACCGTCCCCACCGTGGAACGCGGATTGGCACCGGCGGTCTTCTGCTCGATGGAGATCGCAGGCGACAGGCCCTCGATGGCGTCCACGTCGGGCTTTTCCATCAGCCCGAGGAACTGCCGCGCATAGGCCGAGAGCGACTCGACGTACCGCCGCTGCCCCTCGGCGAAGATGGTGTCGAAGGCGAGCGAGGACTTGCCGGAGCCAGAGAGCCCGGTGATGACCGTCAGCTTATCCCGCGGGATGGTGACGGAGACGTTCTTCAGATTGTGTTCGCGGGCACCGCGAACGATCAGGGCATCACCGGGCATAGTTACACAAGTTCGCCTACGGCAGGGATTTATGGAAGCGAGGCGACTGGAACGGAAGACGGAGGACGGAAGGCGAGAGGCGGACACCTCCTGCCGGGGGCCAGTGGCGCGACGGAACTCGCCAATGGCGCTCGTCTTGACCCGTGACGAACCAGTAGATTCCCTCCGGGGTTCATTCGCGAGTGGCCCCACGGCCTCCCCACCCACGCCTCCCACCCAATTGGACCGCGAACCCTCCTCGGCTCCCGACCCCTACCAGCTCCCGCTCGGCGTCCTCGGCGGGGAGTCGTTGGCGCCTGCCGCGGACGCTCCGGAAGGGGAAATGCTGGTTGTCCCCCTCCGCGAACCGCCCGTGTGCGGCGAGTGGTCGTATGACGACAGCGAGCTCGAAGAGCCGCGCTTCGTGGCGCGCCGCATTGATGGCGTGAGCGCCCCCACGAGCAAGGCGACGCCGATCCAGCCGATTCGGGTCGTGGTCGACTCCCGGGCGATGGCGGCGCGGGCCGCCGCCGCGGCGGGGCCGACGCCCGCCGCGCCGCGCCCGATGGGCGAGCCGATGCGCGCCCCCCGGCCGACACTCGAAGCCCTGCGACTGGCCTTTGATCAGACACCCGGCGACACCACCCGCGCCCTGGCGTATGTGCACGCCCTGGAGCGATCCAGCGACGCCGCCGGGGCGCTGAAGGCCATAGAGCGCGCCGAGTCCGCGGGGGCCGATACCTTCGCGATGCTCTGCGCCCGGGCCGGTGCGCTCGGCGCCTCGCTCAAGTACGACGACGCCGCCAAGGCGCTCAAGCAGGCCGCCAAGCTCAAGCCCGATCACCCCGATGTCCTCGTGCAGCAGGGCGTCCTCGCCTGCCGCCGTGGGCGCTGGAAGGACGCCATCGACCCGCTGCAGCGCGGCGTGGCCGCAGACCCGCAGCACGCGCTCGGCCATTACTACGTCGGCGAGGCACTCAACCACGCCGACCGACTGGACGAGGCCCGCGCCGCCTACGAACGCGCCGCCGAGCTGGACCCCGAGAACTGGCGCGCGCTCAAGGGGGTCGGCGTGGTGCTCGACCGCCTCGGCCGCTCGCCCGAAGCCGCCGACTGGTACCGCCGCGCCCGCGAGGCCCAACGCGCGTGAGCGACCGCCAACAACGCGCCGCCAACCGACGCCGCAGCCGGACCATCGCCGCCGCGGTCATCCTCGTCGCCTGGCTCGGCGGCCTCGGCGCGCTGGCCGCCCGCGAGTTCTTCCGCGATCGCTCGGTCATCATCGCCGAAGCGGCGATGCGGCTCGGGCCCAGCGCGACGTACTTCGTGGTCGAACAGGGCGGACGGCAGATTGGCTTCGCGTCCACGACGATCGACACCACCGGCACGACCTTCGACGTCATCGACTATTTCATCGCTGACCTGCCGATCGCCGGGCGCAGCTTCCGCGCCAGCGCCCGGAGCGTGATCACGATGTCGCGCGCGCTCGCGCTACGCCGCTTCGACGTGCAGGTCGACATCCCTGAGGCGCCGATGAGCGCCGTCGGCACGGTGGAAGGCGACAGCGCGGTGCGCTTCGTGCTGCGGATGCCCGGCCAACCCAGCGACACGCAGCGGGTGGCCGTCCGCGGCCCGATCCTCGTCCCGACGATGCTGCCGGCGACCGCGATGCTGATCGGCACGCCGTCGGTCGGCAAGTCGGTGACGCTGCCGAGCTTCGATCCGCGCACGATGGCCGCCAGCGACGTCACGTTCCGCATCGCCGCCGAGTCACTGTTCACCGTCACCGACTCAGCGCGCTTCGATGCGGCGAGCAACCTCTTCGTGAGCGCCCACGACACAACGGTCGTCGCCTGGAAGCTCGAACCCACCGATGGCAGCGGTTTCAGCGGTTGGGTGGACGCGCAGGGCAACGTCGTGCTGGCGCAGCAGCCCGGCGGCATCGTGCTGCGGCGGATGGCGTACGAGATCGCCTTCGAGAACTGGCGGCGTACGCGCGGCGAGGACGGTGCCGCGACCGGCGGCTCGGCCCTCGGCGACCTCCTCGAGGGCACCGCCATTGCCGCCGACGCCCTGCCGGGCAACCGCGTGCTCTCGGCTCTGCGGGTGCGGCTCACCGGCACGTCGCTGGCGGGCTTCGATCTCGCCGGGGGCCGTCAGCGCCTGCGCGGCGACACGCTCGAGGTCAGCGCGGAGCCGGCGAGCGCCTTGGCGGCCGACTGGTCGCTGGCCACACGCGATCGTGCCTTCCGCGAACGCTATCGCGCCTACCTGCAGGAAGAGCCGCTGCTGCAGGTGAACAACCGCGAGATCGTGAACCTGGCTGTGCGCATCGCCGGCAACGAGCGCGATCCGCGCGTCGTGGCCGAGCGCATCAACAGGTGGGTGCACGATTCGCTCGCCAAGGAGATTACGCTCACCGTGCCCAGCGCCTTGCAGGTCCTGCGCGCGCGGCGCGGCGATTGCAACGAGCACACGCAGCTCTACGTGGCGTTGGCGCGGGCGGCCGGGATTCCGGCGCGCATCGCCACCGGCCTCGCGTACGTGAACGGCAAGTTCTACTACCACGCCTGGCCGGAGATCCGGCTGGGAGACTGGGTCGCGGTGGATCCCACGTTCGGGCAGTTCCCCGCCGACGCCGCGCACCTGCGCTTCGTCAGCGGCGGACTCACCCGTCAGGGCGAACTGCTGCGACTGGTCGGCACCCTTCAGGTCGAGGTCCTCGACGCCCGATGATCGAGATTTCCAAGCTCACGAAGCGCTACGGTGACTTCACCGCGGTCAACGGCATCGACCTCGTCGTGCCGCGCGGCGAACTCTTCGGCTTCCTCGGCCCCAACGGCGCCGGCAAGACGACGACGCTGCGGATGATGGCCGGCATCCTCAAGCCGACCGGCGGCAGCATCCGCGTGGCCGGCGTGGACCTCGTCGCCGACCCGATCGCGGCCAAGAGCAAGCTCGGCTTCATTCCTGACCGGCCATTCATCTACGAGAAGCTCACCGGCAGCGAGTTCCTGCGCTTCGTGGCGGGGCTCTACGACCAAGAGGGGCCGGAAGTCGAGCATCGCGCTCGCGAGTTGCTGGCGCTGTTCGACCTCGAGAACTGGAAGGACGAGCTGGTGGAGAGCTACTCGCACGGGATGCGGCAGAAGCTCATCATCTCCAGCGCCTTCGTGCACCGGCCCGAGGTGATCGTCGTGGACGAGCCGATGGTCGGGCTCGACCCGAAGGCGGCGCGCATCCTCAAGGACCTCTTCCGCGAGTACACGCACCGCGGACACACGATCATCTTCTCGACGCATACGCTCGAGGTGGCCGAGTCGCTCTGCGACCGTCTTGCGATCATCGTGCAGGGCGAGATCAAGGCCTACGGCACGATGGCCGACCTGCGCGAACAGCTGCAGGGCGGCGAGAAGGGCCTCGAGGAGCTGTTCCTGCGCCTCACCGGCGAGAACGCGGCGCGCGACCTGATGGACGTGCTCGATGCATAGCAACGACGCGCCGCTCCCCGATCCGCCGCTACTGCACCTGCTGCTGCCCAAGTGGCTGACGGCCCGGGCGCGCACGGTACAGGGCGAGAAGGGCCGAGGCGCGCGCTTCGCCATCCTCGGCTTCGTCGGCGTGATGTTCTGGGCCTTCGTCTTCGGCGTGCTCTACCGTCTGCTGACGTACTTCCGCGGCGTCGAGGAAATCGGTGCGCTGCTAGCCGGCAAGCTGCTCGGGCTCATCCTGCTGGGTTTCACCAGCATCCTGTTGCTCTCCAATGTCATCACCGCGCTGTCGAGCTTCTTCCTCGCGAAGGATCTCGATATGCTCGTCTCCGCGCCGGTGGACTGGCTGCGGCTCTACGGCGCCAAGCTGCTGGAGACGGTGATTGCCTCGAGCTGGATGGTGGCGCTGGTGGCGATCCCGATGTTCTCGGCGTATGGCATCGCCTACCGTGGGGGCTGGCTGTTCCCGCTCGTGGCCGTCGCCGTGATGCTCCCGATGTTCATCATCCCGGCGGTGATCGGCAGCGCGCTGACGCTGATCCTCGTGAACGTGTTTCCGGCGCGGCGCACGCGCGACATCCTCAGCGTGATCGCGGTGCTGGCGGCCGGCGGCCTGGTGCTGGTCTTCCGTCTCATCCGCCCCGAGCAACTGGCGCGGCCGGAAGGCTTCGCCAACCTGATGGAGTTCATCGCCGTCCTGCGTACGCCGACCTCGCCACTGCTGCCGAGCGAATGGGTGGCCAAGGCGACGATGGGTTGGCTGTCCGGCCGGCCGGACTGGCTCTCGATGTATATGCTGTGGAGCACCGCCGCCGCCGTGGTGGTGATGGGTGCCCTGCTGCACCGCTGGCTCTACACCACGGGCTTTTCGAAGGCGCAGGAGAGCGCCCAGCGCTGGGTGAAGCAGGGCGGCCTGCTGACGCGGCTCGGAAACACGCTGCTGCGGCCGTTCGGCACGCTGCGGCGTGAGCTCGTCCTCAAGGAACTGCGGCTGTTCTTCCGCGACACCACCCAGTGGTCGCAGCTCATCCTGCTCGGCGTGCTGGTGATCGTGTACGTGTACAACATCAAGTTCCTGCCCCTGCGTGGCGAGGGCATCACGTTCTTCCTCGTGAACGTCGTGCCTTTCCTGAACCTCGTGCTGGCCGGCTTCGTGCTGGCCTCCATCGCCGCGCGCTTCGTGTTTCCGGGCGTGTCGCTGGAGGGCCGCACGCTGTGGCTGCTGCGCTCGAGCCCGATGGCCGTGCGCGACCTGCTCTGGGCCAAGTTCTGGGTGGGCACGCTGCCGCTGCTCATCCTGGCGGTGGCCATCGTTGGCGTCACGGACTTTATGCTCCAAGTCAGCGACTTTATGTTCTACGTGTCGCTGGGCAGCATCACGCTGATGACCTTCGCACTGAGCGGAATGGCCATCGGGTTTGGCACGCTGTTCCCGCAGTTCGAGACCGAGAACGCCGCGCAGATTCCGACGAGCTTCGGCGGACTCCTGTATATGATGGCGTCGGTAGGCCTCATCGGCGGCGTAGTCATTCTCGAGGCGCGTCCGGTGTACAGCTACCTCGCCGCCCGCGCCTTCCGCCAGCCGATCGAACCGACCGAGATGCTGATCGGCTTCGGCGCGGCGGCCGTGCTCTGCATTGCCGCCACGCTCATCCCCATCCGCGTGGCGCTCAGCCGCCTTGAGGCAGTCGAACGATGAACCCGCGCATCGGCCCCGCCCACGAGACGGACGTCGCCCAACTGCTCTCGCTCAACAACCGCTACGCGTCGTCGGGCCTGACGCTGGCGCGCACGCCGGACTTTGCGGCCAACCACCTGCCTGACTACCGCGTGCTGCGTGATGCCCAAGGCGGCATCCTCGGCTGTGTCGCGCTGGACGAGTACTCCCCGAGCGTCGCCGAGGTGATCTCGCTCGCCGTGGACGAGGACGCGCACGGCAACGGCTACGGCCGCCAGCTCATCGCCGCGGCCATCGAGCTGGCCACGGCCCGTGGCTATTCGGACCTCTTCGCCGTCTCGTACTCCGACGAACTGTTCCTCAGCTGCGGATTCGAGCGCGTGCCGCTCGACACCTATCCTGAGAAGATCGCGCGCTACGCAAAGAACAAGTCGGAGATCGAGGTCGGCGAGAAGCACTGCTTCGCGATTCGCCTTGCGCCGGCCAAACCCGCTCCGCGCAGCAAGCGCGCCAAGCGGTGACATTCTTCTACGTGGACCTGATGTTCGCGCTGCTGCTGCTCGGCGTGGCGCTGTTCACCGGCTGCTGCCTGGTGTTCAATCCGGTCCTGAAGAGCGTGCGCGTGATGGGCATCGGCAGCGCGTACGCGATTGCGCTGTGGATGGCGATCGCCCTGCCGTGGAAGATCGCGCTGGCGACCTGGTGCCTCTTCGCGGCGTTCGGCGGTGCGGTAGCGATGGCCTACGAGCTCTGGGCCCGGTGGCGCTACCGCGGCACCGGGCGCGCTCCTCGACCGCTGGTGCTCCTCGAAGGCTTCCTGCTGTGGCCGACGATGGTGCCCGAGGCGGTCGAGGGTGCGCTCATCGATGCAGGCGTCCTCGAACCGAGCTGGCGCCCGTCACTTCCCGCTGGCGAGCTGCATCAGCGCCGGTAGCGCACCCAGCGTCCAGAGGATTGCGCCGGCAGCGTAGGCCTTGGAGCGCGGGACCTTGGCCACCTGGATGAGGCCGATCACGCACAGTGCGGTCACCCAGAGCGTGAACACGTCGAGCCGCCCGAGGAAGTTGACCATCCCCTGCGCGCCGGTGGGATCGAGGAAGCGCCCCACGCCCCAAGAGAACTGGTAGCGACCGGTCCACCCGGTGGTATCGAACACGAAACCTTGGACAATGACCAAGAGGAGTTCGAGCGTCTTCGGCAAGTACGCGAACGACGCGATCATCACGCCCGCACCGAAGCTGGCGCTACCACCGAGCACCTTTGCCAGCAGCCAGACCAAGACGCCAATCAGCAGGAGCACGACCGGAATGAACACGAGGCCGCCGTACGCGACTGCCTTCTCCGTGACCTTGCGCATCGTCTCCAGCTGCTCGCCATCGAGCGCTGGATTGCTCGCTTGCGCCTCCGCCACCGCGCGGGCCACCTCGGCGTCAATCACGCCGGGCATCGAACCGAGCGCCGCGAAGTACAGGGCAACCATCAGCACTGCGGTCACGAGGAACGGCCCCCACGCGCCACCTTGCGCGCGGCGCGCGAACACCGTGGACGGCGCGAACCAGATGTCGATGAGATCCTCGGCGAGGGACGCTTGCGGCGGAGTGGAAACGGACGAGCCGTCTGGAGCGGTCATCAGGGGCCTCGGGGGAAGCGGGGAAATGCGTCCGGGGGGAACGCACTCAAGGTGCGTTCCCCCCGGGTCCAGCGCAACGCGCCTGGCGGGTCTACCGACCTTCAGGCCGGCGATCTGGGACCGGGCGGCGCATCATCTCCTGCGGCGGACGCCCTGGTTGCCCACGCATTCCCTGCGGTGCGCGACCCGGCTGCCCGCGCATCCCTTGCGGGGGACGACCCGGCCGCCCGCGCATTCCCGGCGCGCCGCGACCGGCCTGCACCCCGCGGGCGAACCCGCGACGCTCGGCCTGCAGTTCGCGCCACTTGCCGCGCTGGGCGTCGGTCAGCAGGCGCTCAGCGGCCACTGCCGCAGCGGAATCACGCGTGCGCAGCTGCTCCATCTGCGGGCGGAGCGCCGTGCGGCGCTGCTCCATCTGCGCGCGCATCGCGGCGCGCTGCGCCGAGTCGCGCGGGACGCCCTGGCCGCGCATCCGCTGGCGCATCGAGTCCATCGCGGGCGCCATCTGATCGGCGAGGCGCTTGCGCTCGGCGTGCCGTACGCGCTCGATGGAATCGAGCTGGGCCACCTGGCGCGGCGTCAGGTCCAGCTCGCGGCGGGCGTTGAGGATGGCGGTCACCTCGCCGCCGCGGCGCATCACCATCGCGCGGGCCGGTGCCTGGGGCGCCACCCCGCGGCGCGGGGCCTGCGCGGTGGCGGTGCTGCCGAGGCCGACCACGAGGCCGGCGAGCGCGAGGACCTGCAAGGTGGTACGCATTTGATCGCTCCTGACGGATCGGGGACGGTGGGGACACCGTGGTCACAGGGTCAGACGCCCGCTTCCGGGAGGCGTTAAGATTCCTCGCCTATGCCCGCCTTCCACGACACCCCGCGCTTCCCGCGCGGGTTCCGCTGCGCCTCCCGCAACGTCGGTCTCAAGCCGGACGCCAAGGACCTCACGCTCTTCGCCAGCGAGGTCGAAGCCACCGCGGCGGCGGTCTTCACGCGCAATCACTTCCCCGGCGCGCCCATCGTGCTCGGCCGCGAGACGCTCAAGGCCGGACGGCTGATGGGCATCATCGCGAACAGCAAGGTGAGCAACGTCGCGACCGGTGCCGAGGGCGTGGCGAACGCGCGTCGGATGGCGGCGGCCGCCGCGGCGGAGCTCGGCACCACGCCGGACCGAATCCTCGTGAGCTCCACCGGCGTGATCGGAGTGCCGCTGCCGATCGAGAAGATCGAGCGCGGTGTGGTCGGGATGCGCGCTGAGCTGCAGGACAACCCGCTGGTCGGCGCCGAAGGCATTATGACCACCGACACCTTCCCCAAGGCGTTCTCGCTGTCGGTCGGCGAGGCGACGATTACGTGGGTGGCGAAGGGTTCGGGGATGATCGAGCCGAATATGGCGACGATGTTAGCCTACATCTTCACCGACGCCGCGCTCGACGCCGCAACGTTGGACCGCCTGTTGCGCGAGGCGGTCGAACGATCCTTCAATATGTTGAGCGTGGACACGGACACGTCCACCAGCGATACCTGCGCGATCCTCGCCAACGGGCTGGCAGGTGCGGTGGACGAGCAGGCGTTCCGCGAGGCGCTCATCGCCGGCTGCATCCGGATGACCGAGACGCTCGGGCGCGACGGCGAAGGCGCGGAGCACCTCCTGCGCGTGACCGTGCGAGGCGCACTGAACGACGCCGAGGCGCGCCGCGTCGCCAAGAGCGTCCTCAACTCGCCGCTGGTGAAGACGATGGTCCACGGCGCCGACCCGAACGTCGGGCGCCTGCTGATGGCGGTGGGCAAGTGCTTCGAGTGCCGCATCCAGCCGTCCACGACCGATGCGTGGATCAATGGCTTCCAGGTGGTGCGCGGCGGCGCGCGGCTGCCCTTTGACGATGCCGTCGTGCGCGAGGCGCTGACGGCCGAGGTCGTGGACCTCGAACTCGCACTCGGCGTCGGCGAGGCGCGGGCGGTGGCCTACGGCTGCGACCTCAGCAAGGGCTACGTGGAGGAGAACGCGGCGTACTACTCGAGCTGAGTGAATGACGGAGGACTGAAGACGGGGGATGGAAGAGTGAAGAGCACCGCGCAGCTTCCGTCATCCGTCATCCGTCGTCCGTCATCCGTCATCCGTCATCCGTCGTAGGCCTTACCTTGGCAGCGCCTGCTGCTGCTTCTCCCGCTCCGCCAGCAGTCGCGTCACGAAGCGCTGGCCTTCCGAGATGCGCTCGACCTCGATGGCAATCGCGTCGACACCCGCTTCGAGGCGCCGCATCCGTTCCTGCGTCTCGGCATCGAGGCGCGGCGGCGCGTGCTGTGCGCGCTTCCAGAGCAATCGCGCGGCCGTGAACGCCAGCGGCGCCAGCACGAAGATCGTGAAGATGACGGCAATCGCCGTTCCATCGATGGGTCGCACGTTGGAGCCTCCGGAAGTCGGTTCGGCGGTGCTGCCGAGCAGTTGGCCCGGGGTCTGCGACATCAACTGGCCGGTGCGGGAAATCTCGGCTTCGAGCGTGACGATCCGGTCGTCCAGCACCTTGAGCCGCGCTTCGAGTCCCGGGCGCTCTGAGGCATTGGCCTTGCCAAGCTGCTCGACCACATCGTTGCGGCGCCGCAACGCCGAGGTGAGCTGGTTGGAGAGCTCCGAGCGCTGCGCACGCAGCGCTCGGACCTCGACAATCGTCTGCGGCACGCCCGGCGTCTGCACCAGCACCAGTTCGGTCTGCGCGGGGGCCTGCGTGGCGGCTTGAGCGGCTTGGCGGGGCATCGGCATAAACTGGCCTACGCGGCCCCCGGCCGCGAGGTGTCAGGCCGCCGGCAGTACCGCGGGGGCGTCCCGGACGCCATTTTGCGACGTCTTCCCGGAGGGACGGCGCAATGCGGATGGGGCTCGACATCGCGGTCATCGGCGGGGGCATCGCCGGCCTGTCGGCCGCGTGGCGGCTGAGCACGCACCATCGGGTGACCCTGCTCGAGCGTCACGAGGTGGCCGGGATGGATGCCCATTCCATTGACCTTGAGCACGATGGCGGCCAGTACCGCGTGGACGTCCCGCTGCGCGTGCTCTACGAGGGCTACTACCCGACGCTGATCGCGCAGTACCACGCGCTGGGCATCCAACTCGAACGCAGCAACTACGCCGGCTCCTTCAGCGCACTCGGTGGCGCGGCGTACTATCGCTACGCCAACTGGCTCGTGGCGGGCCGCTCGATTCCCCTCCCCGCCACGCCTTTCGGTGGCCGCGCTTGGCGCATCAACCGCGATCTGCTACGCTTCTACCGCCTCGCCCCGGCCGCCCTCGTGCGCCTGCAGAACAGCGAGGAACCCCTCGGCAGTTGGCTGGACCGCACGCGCTTCAGCGCCGACTTCGCCGAAGGATTTCTGATCCCGACCTTCGCGGCGGTGTGCACCTGCTCCAACGCCGCGGTGCGTGCGTACCCGGCGCGCGTGATCCTCGACTACCTCACGCGGGGCCTGACCTTTGGCGGCGTACGGCGCGTGGTGATGGGCACGCGCGAAGTCGTGCGGCGCCTCACCGAGCCGCTGGCCGAGGTGCAGTGCGGCGTGCGCGTACGGCAGATCGCCCCGGCGCCGGATGGCGTCCGCGTCACCTGGGAC contains these protein-coding regions:
- a CDS encoding ABC transporter ATP-binding protein, with the protein product MIEISKLTKRYGDFTAVNGIDLVVPRGELFGFLGPNGAGKTTTLRMMAGILKPTGGSIRVAGVDLVADPIAAKSKLGFIPDRPFIYEKLTGSEFLRFVAGLYDQEGPEVEHRARELLALFDLENWKDELVESYSHGMRQKLIISSAFVHRPEVIVVDEPMVGLDPKAARILKDLFREYTHRGHTIIFSTHTLEVAESLCDRLAIIVQGEIKAYGTMADLREQLQGGEKGLEELFLRLTGENAARDLMDVLDA
- a CDS encoding FAD-dependent oxidoreductase, which translates into the protein MGLDIAVIGGGIAGLSAAWRLSTHHRVTLLERHEVAGMDAHSIDLEHDGGQYRVDVPLRVLYEGYYPTLIAQYHALGIQLERSNYAGSFSALGGAAYYRYANWLVAGRSIPLPATPFGGRAWRINRDLLRFYRLAPAALVRLQNSEEPLGSWLDRTRFSADFAEGFLIPTFAAVCTCSNAAVRAYPARVILDYLTRGLTFGGVRRVVMGTREVVRRLTEPLAEVQCGVRVRQIAPAPDGVRVTWDGGERRFDHVVVATQANQAAAMLDPAYRREKDALARFAYESSQVIVHTDERLAPRDHAHWAPVNLITSAAHDKPMATIWMNRVQPALAKSTPVFQTWNPIVAPRAELVQAEAWFERPLVNGSSLEGARTVRLLQTQHGRRLWFCGSYLGPGIPLLEAAARTAMDVASAINDDERMTLRLPTPLSRPA
- the argJ gene encoding bifunctional glutamate N-acetyltransferase/amino-acid acetyltransferase ArgJ is translated as MPAFHDTPRFPRGFRCASRNVGLKPDAKDLTLFASEVEATAAAVFTRNHFPGAPIVLGRETLKAGRLMGIIANSKVSNVATGAEGVANARRMAAAAAAELGTTPDRILVSSTGVIGVPLPIEKIERGVVGMRAELQDNPLVGAEGIMTTDTFPKAFSLSVGEATITWVAKGSGMIEPNMATMLAYIFTDAALDAATLDRLLREAVERSFNMLSVDTDTSTSDTCAILANGLAGAVDEQAFREALIAGCIRMTETLGRDGEGAEHLLRVTVRGALNDAEARRVAKSVLNSPLVKTMVHGADPNVGRLLMAVGKCFECRIQPSTTDAWINGFQVVRGGARLPFDDAVVREALTAEVVDLELALGVGEARAVAYGCDLSKGYVEENAAYYSS
- a CDS encoding YIP1 family protein — protein: MTAPDGSSVSTPPQASLAEDLIDIWFAPSTVFARRAQGGAWGPFLVTAVLMVALYFAALGSMPGVIDAEVARAVAEAQASNPALDGEQLETMRKVTEKAVAYGGLVFIPVVLLLIGVLVWLLAKVLGGSASFGAGVMIASFAYLPKTLELLLVIVQGFVFDTTGWTGRYQFSWGVGRFLDPTGAQGMVNFLGRLDVFTLWVTALCVIGLIQVAKVPRSKAYAAGAILWTLGALPALMQLASGK
- a CDS encoding tetratricopeptide repeat protein, with the translated sequence MLVVPLREPPVCGEWSYDDSELEEPRFVARRIDGVSAPTSKATPIQPIRVVVDSRAMAARAAAAAGPTPAAPRPMGEPMRAPRPTLEALRLAFDQTPGDTTRALAYVHALERSSDAAGALKAIERAESAGADTFAMLCARAGALGASLKYDDAAKALKQAAKLKPDHPDVLVQQGVLACRRGRWKDAIDPLQRGVAADPQHALGHYYVGEALNHADRLDEARAAYERAAELDPENWRALKGVGVVLDRLGRSPEAADWYRRAREAQRA
- a CDS encoding lasso peptide biosynthesis protein, with translation MSDRQQRAANRRRSRTIAAAVILVAWLGGLGALAAREFFRDRSVIIAEAAMRLGPSATYFVVEQGGRQIGFASTTIDTTGTTFDVIDYFIADLPIAGRSFRASARSVITMSRALALRRFDVQVDIPEAPMSAVGTVEGDSAVRFVLRMPGQPSDTQRVAVRGPILVPTMLPATAMLIGTPSVGKSVTLPSFDPRTMAASDVTFRIAAESLFTVTDSARFDAASNLFVSAHDTTVVAWKLEPTDGSGFSGWVDAQGNVVLAQQPGGIVLRRMAYEIAFENWRRTRGEDGAATGGSALGDLLEGTAIAADALPGNRVLSALRVRLTGTSLAGFDLAGGRQRLRGDTLEVSAEPASALAADWSLATRDRAFRERYRAYLQEEPLLQVNNREIVNLAVRIAGNERDPRVVAERINRWVHDSLAKEITLTVPSALQVLRARRGDCNEHTQLYVALARAAGIPARIATGLAYVNGKFYYHAWPEIRLGDWVAVDPTFGQFPADAAHLRFVSGGLTRQGELLRLVGTLQVEVLDAR
- a CDS encoding GNAT family N-acetyltransferase, producing the protein MNPRIGPAHETDVAQLLSLNNRYASSGLTLARTPDFAANHLPDYRVLRDAQGGILGCVALDEYSPSVAEVISLAVDEDAHGNGYGRQLIAAAIELATARGYSDLFAVSYSDELFLSCGFERVPLDTYPEKIARYAKNKSEIEVGEKHCFAIRLAPAKPAPRSKRAKR